The Pseudodesulfovibrio sp. zrk46 genome contains a region encoding:
- the sat gene encoding sulfate adenylyltransferase, translating to MSNLVAPHGGKGLVCCLLEGAELEAEVKKAEGLKTLEISDRAKGDLIMMGIGGFSPLNGFMTKADWAGVCEKFLMADGTFWPIPITLDTDDEDVKVGDEVALKAADGTVYATMKVEEKYEMTEEDKKWECELVYKGEGEESADDVFWKIAMEDHPGVQMVMAQGKYNLAGPVKVLSEGDYAERFPGVYLTPAQIRAEMEKRGWSKVAALQLRNPMHRSHEFLAKIAVEVCDGVVIHSLIGNLKPGDIPGDVRVKCIQTLIDNYFVPENVINAGYPLDMRYAGPREGLIHATFRQNYGINNMLIGRDHAGVGDFYGLFEAQEIFKKIPYVTEACPEPGKALLCQPMNIDWTFYCYKCDGMASMRTCPHGKDDRVILSGTKLRKGLSEGTEIPDHFGREEVLVILRDYYANLTEKVEVKMQKAASAEDM from the coding sequence ATGTCCAATCTCGTAGCACCTCACGGTGGTAAAGGGCTCGTCTGCTGCCTGCTCGAAGGCGCAGAGCTCGAAGCAGAAGTCAAAAAGGCTGAAGGCCTGAAGACCCTCGAAATTTCTGACCGCGCCAAGGGCGACCTGATCATGATGGGTATCGGCGGCTTCTCTCCGCTGAACGGCTTCATGACCAAGGCTGACTGGGCCGGCGTTTGCGAAAAATTCCTGATGGCTGATGGCACCTTCTGGCCCATCCCCATCACCCTCGACACCGATGACGAAGACGTCAAAGTCGGTGACGAAGTTGCTCTGAAGGCTGCTGACGGCACTGTGTACGCAACCATGAAGGTTGAAGAAAAGTACGAGATGACCGAAGAGGACAAGAAGTGGGAATGCGAACTCGTCTACAAGGGCGAGGGCGAAGAGTCCGCTGACGATGTCTTCTGGAAGATCGCCATGGAAGATCATCCGGGCGTCCAGATGGTTATGGCTCAGGGCAAGTACAACCTGGCCGGTCCCGTTAAGGTCCTCTCCGAAGGCGACTACGCAGAGCGTTTCCCCGGCGTATACCTGACCCCCGCTCAGATCCGTGCTGAAATGGAAAAGCGCGGCTGGTCCAAGGTTGCCGCACTGCAGCTGCGTAACCCCATGCACCGCTCCCACGAATTCCTGGCCAAGATCGCCGTTGAAGTTTGTGATGGCGTTGTCATCCACTCCCTGATCGGTAACCTGAAGCCGGGCGACATCCCGGGTGATGTCCGCGTCAAGTGCATCCAGACCCTGATCGACAACTACTTCGTTCCCGAGAACGTCATCAACGCTGGTTACCCCCTCGACATGCGTTACGCCGGTCCCCGTGAAGGTCTCATCCACGCTACCTTCCGTCAGAACTACGGCATCAACAACATGCTCATCGGTCGTGACCACGCTGGCGTCGGCGACTTCTACGGTCTGTTCGAAGCTCAGGAAATCTTCAAGAAGATTCCTTACGTCACCGAAGCTTGCCCCGAGCCGGGCAAGGCTCTGCTCTGCCAGCCGATGAACATCGACTGGACCTTCTACTGCTACAAGTGCGACGGCATGGCTTCCATGCGTACCTGCCCCCACGGCAAGGACGATCGCGTCATCCTGTCCGGCACCAAGCTCCGCAAGGGCCTGTCCGAGGGCACCGAGATTCCCGATCACTTCGGTCGTGAAGAAGTCCTCGTTATCCTGCGCGACTACTACGCAAACCTCACCGAAAAGGTTGAGGTTAAGATGCAGAAGGCTGCTTCCGCAGAAGACATGTAG
- a CDS encoding DMT family transporter has protein sequence MSDKTKAIILMATTALIWSSGGLAIKLVDWNPMAITGFRSGLAALTLVLLFRDKLTFRFSPIQIAAAAGYAGLLITNVVATKWTTSANAILLAYTAPVYVALLAPWLLKEKTRRSDWMFIGVTVGGMVLFFLDRLSPTGLLGNIVAVGTGFSYAIFTLCMRAQKDASPVESVILGHIITCVCGLPFMFETMPSAESWAGLIYLGILQQGVSLALYTWAIKRLRALEAILIMMLEPIFNPIWVALGYGELPGFWAIVGGIVVIISVTLRGIRSALAR, from the coding sequence TTGTCGGACAAAACCAAAGCCATAATACTCATGGCTACAACGGCTCTCATATGGAGCTCTGGCGGCCTTGCCATCAAGCTCGTTGACTGGAACCCCATGGCTATCACGGGTTTTCGCAGCGGGTTGGCGGCGTTGACATTGGTTTTGCTATTCCGTGACAAACTGACATTTCGTTTTTCCCCTATCCAGATCGCCGCGGCTGCCGGATATGCCGGGTTACTCATTACCAACGTCGTTGCCACTAAATGGACGACCTCTGCCAACGCCATCCTGTTGGCATACACCGCACCTGTGTATGTAGCGCTCCTCGCTCCGTGGCTATTAAAGGAAAAGACGCGGCGCAGTGATTGGATGTTCATCGGCGTAACTGTTGGTGGTATGGTTCTTTTCTTTCTCGACCGACTATCTCCCACTGGTCTGTTAGGTAATATAGTCGCAGTCGGGACCGGATTTTCCTACGCCATCTTCACGCTTTGCATGCGAGCACAAAAGGATGCCTCCCCTGTGGAGTCCGTCATTCTTGGCCATATCATTACCTGTGTGTGCGGGCTGCCCTTCATGTTCGAGACCATGCCCTCTGCTGAAAGCTGGGCCGGGTTGATCTATCTCGGCATACTTCAACAAGGGGTTTCACTCGCGCTGTACACATGGGCCATCAAGCGTCTGAGGGCCCTCGAGGCAATCCTCATCATGATGCTGGAACCCATCTTCAATCCCATCTGGGTGGCACTTGGTTACGGTGAGTTGCCTGGTTTCTGGGCAATTGTGGGTGGAATCGTCGTTATAATTTCGGTCACGCTGCGCGGAATTCGCAGTGCATTAGCTCGATAA
- the aprB gene encoding adenylyl-sulfate reductase subunit beta, translating into MPTFVNPEKCDGCKGGEKTACMYICPNDLMILDADEMKAYNQEPSACWECYSCVKICPQGAIEARPYADFAPMGGTSIPMRGAEDIMWTIKFRNGSVKRFKFPIRTTAEGSIKPYEGKPEPTDLENELLFTETELATPIATAMEEAQISDADLKKEWKMEDYANLV; encoded by the coding sequence ATGCCGACTTTTGTTAACCCGGAAAAATGTGACGGCTGCAAGGGTGGCGAAAAGACCGCCTGCATGTACATTTGCCCGAACGATCTGATGATCCTGGATGCTGACGAAATGAAGGCTTACAACCAGGAACCTTCCGCATGCTGGGAGTGCTACTCCTGCGTTAAGATTTGCCCCCAGGGCGCAATCGAAGCTCGTCCGTACGCTGACTTCGCACCCATGGGTGGTACCTCCATCCCCATGCGCGGCGCTGAAGATATCATGTGGACCATCAAGTTCCGTAATGGTTCCGTGAAGCGTTTCAAGTTCCCCATCCGCACCACCGCTGAAGGCTCCATCAAGCCTTACGAGGGCAAGCCTGAGCCTACCGATCTCGAAAACGAACTGCTGTTCACCGAGACCGAGCTGGCTACTCCTATTGCTACCGCAATGGAAGAGGCTCAGATCTCTGATGCAGATCTGAAGAAAGAGTGGAAGATGGAAGACTACGCTAACCTCGTTTAA